Part of the Elusimicrobiota bacterium genome is shown below.
CCCCCCACCGTTTTGCCGCCGAAGGACGTTTCGTCCAGTCGCCCTTCGCCCGTGAGCACCACGTCGGCCCACCGCACGTTGCGTTCTAAATCCACGACGTCGAAAACAAAAGGCGCCCCGGGCAAAACCCGGGCCCCCGCCCAGGGAACGAGACCGGCCGCCACGCCGCCGGCGGCGCCGCTTCCGGGCCCCGCGCCCTTCCCCGTCCATCGCTCCAAGAGAGCCAGGCCCTTTTCCAACCGATGCACCTGGGCCGGGGTCGCGCCCTTTTGGGGACCGAAGACCCGGGCCGCGCCCCCGGCCCCGAGCAGGGGATTGCGAACGTCGGTCAGCAGGAAGAGGCGGATTTTCTTCAAACGCGGGTCCAGCCCTTCGACGTCCAACGAGGCCAGGCGGGAAAAATCGCCGCCCAGGAATGGCCGGGAGAGAGGCGCCAACCCATTGCCCGCCCGCACAAAAATCGTCGCCCCCAGGGCTTGAAGAATTCCCAGCCCGCCGTCCACGGTGGCGCTTCCCCCGAGAGCCAGGTAAACGGTTCGAGCCCCGGCGTCCAAAGCGGCGCGAAGAAGTTCTCCCGTGCCGAAGGCCGTGGTTTTTTCGGGGTTTCTTGAGGAAGGCGGAACGAGGGCCAGGCCCGAGGCCCGGGCCATTTCAATCACGGCCAATCGACGGCGGGGCGCGTAGGCCCAGAGGGCTTGAAGGGGACGCCCCAGCGGGCCCGTGACCCTGGCGCGCCTCGGCCGGGCGCCGAAGACCCGGGAGAGAACTTCCAGGGTGTCGTCGCCGCCGTCGGCCAGGGGGCAAAGGCGAATTTGAGGAAAGGGGCGAATGGATTTT
Proteins encoded:
- a CDS encoding glycerate kinase is translated as MLVAPNAFKGSLTAGDAARALARGARKSIRPFPQIRLCPLADGGDDTLEVLSRVFGARPRRARVTGPLGRPLQALWAYAPRRRLAVIEMARASGLALVPPSSRNPEKTTAFGTGELLRAALDAGARTVYLALGGSATVDGGLGILQALGATIFVRAGNGLAPLSRPFLGGDFSRLASLDVEGLDPRLKKIRLFLLTDVRNPLLGAGGAARVFGPQKGATPAQVHRLEKGLALLERWTGKGAGPGSGAAGGVAAGLVPWAGARVLPGAPFVFDVVDLERNVRWADVVLTGEGRLDETSFGGKTVGGLVTLCRREKKILAIFAGSVTPGARRRGDRLGAAVVPLAPGLSTRRAMARAGVLLESAAANYFMGRVRRG